From the Paenibacillus sp. R14(2021) genome, the window TGCTGTTTACGAATTTTTTAGTAGATACGTCCTACAAGCCGAGACGAAACGTAGTTTTGAGCATGCTTACACCTTCGTTGCTCTTGTCGATCGGGATGATCTGGAACCCTGCCAATTTGTTCGTCGCGCCTGTTAAAGGCGGCTATCTTGAGCGGGAATACGGGCCTATTTTTTGGGCGATGGTCATTTTGTTATTATCTTATTACGTATACTCGCTGCACCATCTGTGGACTGCTTATCTTGCCAAAAAGCCGGTGTATGAGAAGGCGCGGATCGCGAATGCGCTTGTCGGCCTGATTATCATGAGCACGATGCCGCTTCTGGATCTGCTGCTGAACGTAATCTTGGATCGCTGGCTGCCTGTTATACCGGGACTGACCTCGCTTGGGATTGTGCTGTCAGACCTGTATTTCGTACTCTCGCTGCAGAAGCATCGCTCGCTGGATATTGTTAAAGTCGCGCAGCAGGATGTCTTCAATACGCTCTCTGTGGGCATTATCGTTCTGGATGAGCATGAGATGGTCATTGAACTGAACAGCAATGTCAGTCCGAATCTGCATATCGCTGTCGGAGACTCCTTCAATATGGAGAAGCTGCTTCTTGGGTACTCGCTCGAGAAGGGCAGGGAGGAAGAGCTGCTGCTGAAATATCGAACGGAGCCTTCAGAGCGCATCACGACGGAGCTGATTATTGATCAGGGCGATTCGGTCTATCAATATCTGTCGATGAAAGCGGCGCCAGTGATGATGAGCGGGAACCGGATCGGTAAAGTTATCACGCTTCAGGACATCTCGGAATTGAAAACGCATATTCTCAAATCGCAAGAGCATAATACATCGCTACAAGAGCGTAACCGCGCTTTGATTTATATGCAGGACGAGCTATTTCAAGCCAACCGTAAGCTGGAACAAATGGCGATTACGGACAGCTTGACCGGTTGCTTCAACCGTAGATTTCTCATGCAGCAGCTGGAGCATGAGGTACTGACTAATTTAAGGTACAAAATTCCATTTGCTTTGTTTTTGTTTGACATTGATTTGTTCAAACTTGTCAATGATACGTATGGGCATATCATCGGAGATGAGGTCATCCGCCAAACAGCCGAGGTGGTCAAGGCCGCGTTGCGGCGCACGGACATCCTGGCACGGTACGGCGGCGAGGAATTTTCCGTTTACTTACCGCATACGAACCGGGAACAGGCTGAGGTACTGGCGCAGCGGATTCGCGAGGTTGTAGAATCCAACGAAATCGCCACTGGCTTAGGTCTGCCTTCGGTGTCAGTAACGATCAGTATGGGCATGCATGTCATTGATGAACAGAGCGAAATGAGAATGGAAGATGTAAAGAGTTATTTGCGAGACCTATTTGCTAAAGTGGATACCGCCTTGTACAGAGCCAAGGATAACGGACGAAACCGTGTGGTCAATCTATAGTAGAAGGGGGACAGCGATATGTCAGTCAACGGACGCCTGGTGGCAGGCGCTGCAGCATTGATAACGACAGCAGCGACAGCAGGGTTATGCTACATGACGGCTATTGGACATTCGCTGTTTTCTGTTCAGCTCGGCGTAGTTGTTTTCGCGTCGAGCATGCTTACCGGGGGATGGATGCTCGGACGCAAATATGACCGGTTGAAGGAAGAGTCGACGATTGACTGCTTGACTAACGTGTATAACCGCAGATTCATTGAAGTGAATTTCAATAAACTGCTGAAGCAAGCGGAACGTAAACGCAAGAAAATGACCATTATACTGCTTGACGTGAATGACTTTAAGGAAGTAAATGATCGATTCGGGCATCTGCAAGGCGATAAGGCGCTTGCCTTGATTGCGGAGACGCTGCGAAATTGTTCGGAACGCGGCGAAATTGCAGGCAGATGGGGCGGAGACGAATTCATTTTGATCTGTCCGTATGCCGACGACAAAGGAATCGAACGAATAACGAAACGAATTCATGAGCAGCTGCTGAGTGTTTCAAGACGATCCGGACTTCGCTTGTCAGTCTCGGTGGGCTCCGCGTCTTTCCCTGAACATGGCGGGAATCTAGCTCAGCTGACCTTGGCTGCAGACACGAGAATGTACGCGGATAAGTATGTACGCAAAGTGCAAGAAACCGAACCGGCAGCGCTGCAAGCATGAAGCAAGCGATAAAGGCGGGATACACCAATGAGAAAAGTTCACATCAATTCCGTTGCCCCTGGAGATAAGCTGGCCCGCCCTATTCTGCAAGAAAATGGAAACGTACTGCTTGGCGCCGGCGTGGAATTGAGCCAGCGATTCATTGACAGGCTGGCTGGTCTGGGCATAGATAACGTATACATTGATGATCCTCTCTCTGAGGGACTGGAGCCGACGGAAGCCATTCAGGATGACACGCGAAAATCGGCTTCCGCGAACATTTTCAAGACGATGAATACATTGATGGATCAGCCTCAAATCAAGGGAAGGACGATAGCGCCGGAGCTTGGCCGAACATTTCGGAAGGTGTTTGGCGATATCGTGCAGGATCTCGTCAGGCGCGAGGATATGATGGTCAGCCTTACCAATATCCATGTGGCCGACAGCTACCTGTTCAACCACTCTTTGAATGTTGCGATATTCGCGGGTATTATGGGCCTAGCTAAAGGCTATAACCGCAATCAGCTTGAAGAGCTCGGGATGGGCGCACTGCTCTTCGATATCGGCATGACGAAGCTCCCGAAGGAGCTGCTCGCGAAGAACAGCGTATACACGCCGGCCGAACGGAACCAGATGGAGAAGCATACGGAAGAAGGCTTCAACATCATCCGGGCGCAGCATGACATTTCATTGCTCTCAGCCCATTGCGCGTTTCAGCATCATGAACGCTATGATGGCTCGGGCTATCCGCGTAAGCTGAAGCGAGACGAGATACATGAATATGCGCAAATTATCGGAATTGCGGACGTGTTTGACGCCCTGACTTCCAACAGACCGTACCGTAAACGGTTTACGCCTTCGGAAGCGATTGAGTTTTTGTTTGCTGCCGGCAATACGTATTTTGATCTGGACCTCATAAAGATGTTCTGCAAGCATATTTCGATCTACCCCGTGGCGACTACGGTGCTGCTCAGCACAGGTCAAATTGGTGTTGTAGCGCTGAATAACCAGCTCGCCGTTCATCGTCCTGTCGTACGCATTATTAGGGAGCCTGACGGAGCACCGCCGAAGGCTGCGTATCAAATTGATTTGAAGGACGAGCACAGCCTTATGATTGTCAAGGAAGTGTAGATCATCTGGACCAACGTCATCCACAACTTCATAGTCATCGATACTAGCAAACTTGCCGAAAGGCAGGGACGCAAAGCCATAGGGTCTAATGTTCGCTTGAAACGAACGAATGACAGCCTGGCTGCCGAAATGCAAGCCTGGAGTCATCCAGGTCTACAGGAAGCGGATCCATGTTACAGAGGGAGCGCTTTTTTCATGTGAAGGAGGGGAATGCCGCATGTCTGCCATGTATGCACGGAAGGACAATTATGGGGCGGACAAGCCCGCGTTTCAAACGAAGGCGCTGCTCCACAGCCGAACAGTTGTCGAACGAGAAG encodes:
- a CDS encoding GGDEF domain-containing protein, with protein sequence MGLTTGLDLGLLLFLFTLFIYVFARNVITAQYKVYLLFHFFMMVWPFGQIGVHTIDNPHLQIVFITISFVGLSMLGFGWLLFTNFLVDTSYKPRRNVVLSMLTPSLLLSIGMIWNPANLFVAPVKGGYLEREYGPIFWAMVILLLSYYVYSLHHLWTAYLAKKPVYEKARIANALVGLIIMSTMPLLDLLLNVILDRWLPVIPGLTSLGIVLSDLYFVLSLQKHRSLDIVKVAQQDVFNTLSVGIIVLDEHEMVIELNSNVSPNLHIAVGDSFNMEKLLLGYSLEKGREEELLLKYRTEPSERITTELIIDQGDSVYQYLSMKAAPVMMSGNRIGKVITLQDISELKTHILKSQEHNTSLQERNRALIYMQDELFQANRKLEQMAITDSLTGCFNRRFLMQQLEHEVLTNLRYKIPFALFLFDIDLFKLVNDTYGHIIGDEVIRQTAEVVKAALRRTDILARYGGEEFSVYLPHTNREQAEVLAQRIREVVESNEIATGLGLPSVSVTISMGMHVIDEQSEMRMEDVKSYLRDLFAKVDTALYRAKDNGRNRVVNL
- a CDS encoding GGDEF domain-containing protein, whose amino-acid sequence is MSVNGRLVAGAAALITTAATAGLCYMTAIGHSLFSVQLGVVVFASSMLTGGWMLGRKYDRLKEESTIDCLTNVYNRRFIEVNFNKLLKQAERKRKKMTIILLDVNDFKEVNDRFGHLQGDKALALIAETLRNCSERGEIAGRWGGDEFILICPYADDKGIERITKRIHEQLLSVSRRSGLRLSVSVGSASFPEHGGNLAQLTLAADTRMYADKYVRKVQETEPAALQA
- a CDS encoding HD-GYP domain-containing protein, which codes for MRKVHINSVAPGDKLARPILQENGNVLLGAGVELSQRFIDRLAGLGIDNVYIDDPLSEGLEPTEAIQDDTRKSASANIFKTMNTLMDQPQIKGRTIAPELGRTFRKVFGDIVQDLVRREDMMVSLTNIHVADSYLFNHSLNVAIFAGIMGLAKGYNRNQLEELGMGALLFDIGMTKLPKELLAKNSVYTPAERNQMEKHTEEGFNIIRAQHDISLLSAHCAFQHHERYDGSGYPRKLKRDEIHEYAQIIGIADVFDALTSNRPYRKRFTPSEAIEFLFAAGNTYFDLDLIKMFCKHISIYPVATTVLLSTGQIGVVALNNQLAVHRPVVRIIREPDGAPPKAAYQIDLKDEHSLMIVKEV